The following proteins are co-located in the Portunus trituberculatus isolate SZX2019 chromosome 16, ASM1759143v1, whole genome shotgun sequence genome:
- the LOC123504650 gene encoding polyadenylate-binding protein 2-like isoform X4 translates to MEQEELQYEEVVDAGEGGEESFVGAAEDEHHLNDTDQSIETELEAIKARVREMEEEAEKIRQIQSEVDKQMSLGSPPGAAGATSPLNMSLEEKMEVDARSIYVGNVDYGATAEELEQHFHGCGAVNRVTILCNKYDGHPKGFAYIEFAEKDSVQMAMALDESLFRGRQLKVMPKRTNKPGISTSNRPPRGVRMARGRGRFYSGYRPTRRPSR, encoded by the exons ATGGAACAAGAGGAATTACAGTATGAAGAAGTGGTAGATGCTGGAGAAGGTGGTGAAGAAAGCTTTGTAGGTGCTGCAGAAGACGAACACCACCTCAACGACACCGACCAGTCCATTGAAACTGAGCTAGAGGCCATCAAAG CACGGGtcagagagatggaagaggaagctgAGAAGATCCGCCAAATCCAGTCAGAGGTGGATAAGCAGATGAGTCTTGGCTCCCCACCAGGGGCAGCAGGGGCCACCTCACCCCTCAACATGTCCctagaggaaaagatggaggtggATGCTCGATCGATCTATGTCGGCAAT GTGGATTACGGAGCCACGGCGGAGGAGCTGGAGCAACATTTCCATGGATGTGGAGCAGTCAACCGTGTCACCATCCTATGCAACAAGTATGACGGCCACCCAAAGGGCTTTGCATACATAGAATTTGCTGAGAAAGATTCTGTGCAGATGGCCATGGCCCTTGACGAGTCACTATTCAGAGGGAGACAATTGAAA gtgATGCCTAAGAGGACCAACAAGCCTGGAATCTCAACAAGTAACCGACCACCGCGGGGAGTCAGGATGGCGCGAGGCCGAGGCAGATTCTACTCCGGCTACCGACCCACCAGACGGCCCTCCAG gtAG
- the LOC123504650 gene encoding polyadenylate-binding protein 2-like isoform X2: MEQEELQYEEVVDAGEGGEESFVGAAEDEHHLNDTDQSIETELEAIKARVREMEEEAEKIRQIQSEVDKQMSLGSPPGAAGATSPLNMSLEEKMEVDARSIYVGNVDYGATAEELEQHFHGCGAVNRVTILCNKYDGHPKGFAYIEFAEKDSVQMAMALDESLFRGRQLKVMPKRTNKPGISTSNRPPRGVRMARGRGRFYSGYRPTRRPSRGRRFYYSPY, translated from the exons ATGGAACAAGAGGAATTACAGTATGAAGAAGTGGTAGATGCTGGAGAAGGTGGTGAAGAAAGCTTTGTAGGTGCTGCAGAAGACGAACACCACCTCAACGACACCGACCAGTCCATTGAAACTGAGCTAGAGGCCATCAAAG CACGGGtcagagagatggaagaggaagctgAGAAGATCCGCCAAATCCAGTCAGAGGTGGATAAGCAGATGAGTCTTGGCTCCCCACCAGGGGCAGCAGGGGCCACCTCACCCCTCAACATGTCCctagaggaaaagatggaggtggATGCTCGATCGATCTATGTCGGCAAT GTGGATTACGGAGCCACGGCGGAGGAGCTGGAGCAACATTTCCATGGATGTGGAGCAGTCAACCGTGTCACCATCCTATGCAACAAGTATGACGGCCACCCAAAGGGCTTTGCATACATAGAATTTGCTGAGAAAGATTCTGTGCAGATGGCCATGGCCCTTGACGAGTCACTATTCAGAGGGAGACAATTGAAA gtgATGCCTAAGAGGACCAACAAGCCTGGAATCTCAACAAGTAACCGACCACCGCGGGGAGTCAGGATGGCGCGAGGCCGAGGCAGATTCTACTCCGGCTACCGACCCACCAGACGGCCCTCCAG GGGCCGGAGGTTCTACTACAGTCCATATTAA
- the LOC123504652 gene encoding high mobility group protein DSP1-like — MPRGRPKGSGMAVDKPRGRLSAYAFFVQTCRTEHKKLHPDENVQLAEFSRQCSERWKTMSEAEKKKFHDLADQDKIRYNAQMRDFVPPGGLVGRRGRRSRGNKPPKDPNKPKRALSAFFYYANDERAKVRAANPDFSVGEVAKELGRQWNELTENDKLKYEKLAEEDRARYDREMTAYRAGEAPPKKLKATNGHPAVAAVTQDDDDNENGLAPDDDDDDDEEEDED; from the coding sequence ATGCCGCGTGGACGCCCCAAGGGCTCCGGGATGGCGGTAGACAAGCCCCGGGGCAGGTTGTCAGCCTACGCCTTCTTCGTACAGACGTGCCGCACAGAACACAAGAAGCTTCACCCAGATGAGAACGTGCAGCTCGCGGAGTTCTCCCGCCAGTGTTCTGAGCGCTGGAAGACCATGTCCGAGGCTGAAAAGAAGAAGTTCCACGATTTAGCAGACCAGGACAAGATACGCTACAACGCTCAGATGCGGGACTTCGTTCCACCAGGAGGTCTCGTTGGGCGTCGTGGGCGGCGGTCGCGAGGCAACAAGCCGCCTAAGGACCCTAACAAGCCTAAGCGCGCTCTCTCCGCCTTCTTCTACTACGCCAACGACGAGAGGGCCAAGGTGCGTGCTGCAAATCCTGACTTCTCCGTGGGAGAAGTGGCAAAGGAATTAGGGCGGCAGTGGAATGAGCTTACTGAGAACGACAAGCTCAAGTACGAGAAACTGGCCGAGGAGGACCGCGCCAGGTACGACCGGGAGATGACAGCGTACCGGGCCGGGGAAGCACCACCTAAGAAGCTGAAGGCTACCAATGGTCACCCGGCGGTAGCGGCGGTAACTCAAGATGACGATGATAACGAAAATGGCCTTGCTcctgacgatgacgacgacgacgacgaggaagaagacgaggattaG
- the LOC123504650 gene encoding polyadenylate-binding protein 2-like isoform X3, producing MEQEELQYEEVVDAGEGGEESFVGAAEDEHHLNDTDQSIETELEAIKARVREMEEEAEKIRQIQSEVDKQMSLGSPPGAAGATSPLNMSLEEKMEVDARSIYVGNVDYGATAEELEQHFHGCGAVNRVTILCNKYDGHPKGFAYIEFAEKDSVQMAMALDESLFRGRQLKVMPKRTNKPGISTSNRPPRGVRMARGRGRFYSGYRPTRRPSRFSYKKL from the exons ATGGAACAAGAGGAATTACAGTATGAAGAAGTGGTAGATGCTGGAGAAGGTGGTGAAGAAAGCTTTGTAGGTGCTGCAGAAGACGAACACCACCTCAACGACACCGACCAGTCCATTGAAACTGAGCTAGAGGCCATCAAAG CACGGGtcagagagatggaagaggaagctgAGAAGATCCGCCAAATCCAGTCAGAGGTGGATAAGCAGATGAGTCTTGGCTCCCCACCAGGGGCAGCAGGGGCCACCTCACCCCTCAACATGTCCctagaggaaaagatggaggtggATGCTCGATCGATCTATGTCGGCAAT GTGGATTACGGAGCCACGGCGGAGGAGCTGGAGCAACATTTCCATGGATGTGGAGCAGTCAACCGTGTCACCATCCTATGCAACAAGTATGACGGCCACCCAAAGGGCTTTGCATACATAGAATTTGCTGAGAAAGATTCTGTGCAGATGGCCATGGCCCTTGACGAGTCACTATTCAGAGGGAGACAATTGAAA gtgATGCCTAAGAGGACCAACAAGCCTGGAATCTCAACAAGTAACCGACCACCGCGGGGAGTCAGGATGGCGCGAGGCCGAGGCAGATTCTACTCCGGCTACCGACCCACCAGACGGCCCTCCAG ATTCAGTTACAAGAAACTATAG
- the LOC123504650 gene encoding polyadenylate-binding protein 2-like isoform X1, which produces MEQEELQYEEVVDAGEGGEESFVGAAEDEHHLNDTDQSIETELEAIKARVREMEEEAEKIRQIQSEVDKQMSLGSPPGAAGATSPLNMSLEEKMEVDARSIYVGNVDYGATAEELEQHFHGCGAVNRVTILCNKYDGHPKGFAYIEFAEKDSVQMAMALDESLFRGRQLKVMPKRTNKPGISTSNRPPRGVRMARGRGRFYSGYRPTRRPSSVVGVVGAGYSCDRREGKNIDQWLR; this is translated from the exons ATGGAACAAGAGGAATTACAGTATGAAGAAGTGGTAGATGCTGGAGAAGGTGGTGAAGAAAGCTTTGTAGGTGCTGCAGAAGACGAACACCACCTCAACGACACCGACCAGTCCATTGAAACTGAGCTAGAGGCCATCAAAG CACGGGtcagagagatggaagaggaagctgAGAAGATCCGCCAAATCCAGTCAGAGGTGGATAAGCAGATGAGTCTTGGCTCCCCACCAGGGGCAGCAGGGGCCACCTCACCCCTCAACATGTCCctagaggaaaagatggaggtggATGCTCGATCGATCTATGTCGGCAAT GTGGATTACGGAGCCACGGCGGAGGAGCTGGAGCAACATTTCCATGGATGTGGAGCAGTCAACCGTGTCACCATCCTATGCAACAAGTATGACGGCCACCCAAAGGGCTTTGCATACATAGAATTTGCTGAGAAAGATTCTGTGCAGATGGCCATGGCCCTTGACGAGTCACTATTCAGAGGGAGACAATTGAAA gtgATGCCTAAGAGGACCAACAAGCCTGGAATCTCAACAAGTAACCGACCACCGCGGGGAGTCAGGATGGCGCGAGGCCGAGGCAGATTCTACTCCGGCTACCGACCCACCAGACGGCCCTCCAG TGTGGTTGGTGTGGTTGGTGCAGGTTATAGTTGTGATAGAAGAGAAGGTAAGAATATTGATCAGTGGCTGAGGTAA